The Haloarcula halophila nucleotide sequence ATGATCCAAGCAGTTGCGGACGAAAACGACAATACAATCGTTGTATTGAACACAGGATCGCCGGTCAAGATGCCTTGGATTGATAGTATTCCAGCGGTTCTACAGCCTTGGTTCGCTGGCCAGGAAGCCGGAACTGCACTTGGGAATCTCTTAGTTGGACATTCAAACCCGTCGGGAAAAACACCAGTGACATTCGCTCAGTCGTCAGACGAGTATCTGCCCCAAGAGATATCCACGCTTCCTGAAGAAGCACGCGGATATCCCGGCGTTTCGGGTGATGTCTACTATGATGAGGGGCTCTACGTCGGATACCGACACTTCGACGAAGCGGATATTGAGCCATTGTTCCCCTTCGGCTACGGTGAGTCCTACACGGAGTTTGAATTGTCAAATATTGGAGTTTCGGCGGACACGATTGTAGCTGACCAAGGGGTCACCGTGAGTGCCGATGTCCGGAACGTGGGTGAAATCGAAGGTTCTGAAACTGTTCAGGTGTACATCGCCGACCGTGAGGCACCTATCGACCGACCACCGAAGGAACTCAAGGGTTTTGCAAAACAGTCTGTTGAAGCTGGCAGTACTGAAACGGTTACCATCGAGTTGAAGGCCGATGATTTCAGTTACTGGGACCCTGATGCCGGAGATTGGGAAGTGAGGCAGGGAGAATATGAAGTTATGATCGGTACGTCTTCTCGAGACATCGAAGACCGCATCAGTGTTACCGTGGAATCACCCGAAGAGGATCCGAGTTCGGTTTATCGCGATGACGACGGTCGCGTTAGTTTCAACGAAGTGCTAGATTCGATTACGAAATTCAACAACGAACAGCCGTTGCCCGGACATGGACCGTTATCAATGAACGACATATTGGATATTATCACGGCATACAACAACGACCAATAGTCCCTACTGCTGTTCCCAGTTCCCTCGATCCCAGTATGTTCGGTGTGAGCTATGGTGAATAGCCAACGCTTGGTCTTCAGTGTGGATGGGGAGTGAACAGCTCTAAAAGACGCGTTCGGTTACTGCCGCCAAGCGACACGCGTGGCAAACGTGGTGGCAACCCGATTGTCGGACAGAACAGTAATTTCTCCCACGACGATCACACCCCCGCTTCGATATCGTCGACGACAGGATATGCCAAGCGGACACCAGTCGCTGCGAGT carries:
- a CDS encoding glycoside hydrolase family 3 C-terminal domain-containing protein; protein product: MEAGTQATIDVEGSGFRQPAKFQSAKWTGTVTPSQTGTYGLSFLTGGQGKLYIDGELVMYREPARVGSQATPERSGIDLQSGTTYDVTVEITGSGPAKLQWNPPSNIQSAVDAASQNDVAVFIARTFTNIGADRYKFGLPMDQEAMIQAVADENDNTIVVLNTGSPVKMPWIDSIPAVLQPWFAGQEAGTALGNLLVGHSNPSGKTPVTFAQSSDEYLPQEISTLPEEARGYPGVSGDVYYDEGLYVGYRHFDEADIEPLFPFGYGESYTEFELSNIGVSADTIVADQGVTVSADVRNVGEIEGSETVQVYIADREAPIDRPPKELKGFAKQSVEAGSTETVTIELKADDFSYWDPDAGDWEVRQGEYEVMIGTSSRDIEDRISVTVESPEEDPSSVYRDDDGRVSFNEVLDSITKFNNEQPLPGHGPLSMNDILDIITAYNNDQ